Proteins encoded within one genomic window of Arachis ipaensis cultivar K30076 chromosome B08, Araip1.1, whole genome shotgun sequence:
- the LOC110265244 gene encoding uncharacterized protein LOC110265244, protein MEVACSNSGIHIYQRKYVMYLLKDFGYLDCKPLSTPLIIVKKLSKESGTILTDNTTYRQLIRRLYLTNTRPDISYVVGCLSQLLDCAITSHLHAAFRVLRYLKGKPATGLFFSSTSNLHPIGFADND, encoded by the coding sequence ATGGAAGTAGCATGCTCTAACTCTGGAATTCACATTTATCAGCGGAAATACGTTATGTACCTTCTCAAGGATTTTGGTTATCTAGATTGCAAGCCTCTCTCCACTCCTTTGATTATAGTAAAAAAACTCTCGAAGGAATCCGGTACCATTTTAACGGACAACACTACTTATAGACAACTCATCAGACGCCTTTACCTCACAAACACTAGACCCGATATCTCTTATGTTGTGGGATGTTTGAGTCAACTTTTGGACTGTGCAATCACTTCTCACCTACATGCTGCTTTTCGGGTACTCCGATATTTAAAGGGCAAACCTGCAACTGGTCTATTCTTTTCCTCTACTTCTAATCTGCATCCCATCGGATTTGCCGATAATGACTAG